The Aedes aegypti strain LVP_AGWG chromosome 1, AaegL5.0 Primary Assembly, whole genome shotgun sequence sequence ctatcgtggcgctaacatcgactctgaccactatctggtaatggtcaaactgcgcccaaaactctccgtcgttaacaacgtacggtaccgacggccgccccggtattacctagagcggcttaagcaaccggatgtcgcagctgcatacgcgcagcacctcgaggctgcattaccggaaacAAATGAGCTGAATGAAGCTCCTCTTgaggaacgattggttcgacgaggaatgtaggcagattctggaagagaagaatgcagcacgggcggtcatgctgcaacaAGGGACTCgccagaacgtggaacgttatagacgcaaatggcaacagcagacccgcctctttcgggcgAAAAAACGTCGCCTGACGGAGACGGATTGCGAGGAGATTGAACAGCCGGTCTTGAGAAACAAGCAAGAAGCGCAACGCaccccgcaacggcttcgtgtcgcgacccgagatgtgcagggataaggatgcgatcatcttgacggacgagcgtcaCCATCTTGACggaccaaccagcccccactttgagagaggttaaggatgccattcaccagctcaagaacaataaagctgctggtaaggatggtatcgcagctgaactcataaatatGAGCCTGATGAGACTAGCCATTTATCtgcttccgtcgtctgtcacctgtagtaaacaagttcgtgggaagttatcaagggcttaacagccggggttcgatttttataagatccagtcaattaatttgtttcgcggatgatatggatttaatcggccgaacatttgaaaagatgacagacctgtacacccgcctgaaacgcgcggcagcaaaagttggactggtggtgaatgcgtccaagacaaagtacatgctagttggtggggccgagcgcgacaggactcgccttggtagcagtgttacgatagacgggaataCGTTCGAGGTGTTCTACGAGTTCGTCTATCTTGGATCTTTGctaacggctgacaataacgttagctatgaaatacggaggcgcatcatcagtggaagtcgggtctactatggcctccacaagaagctgcggtcaaaaaagattcacgcccgcaccaaatgtaccatgtacaaaacactcataaggctacgggcatgaaacgtgaacgatgctcgaggaggacctgcaagcacttggagtctttgaacgtcgggtgctcaggacgatctttggcgatgtgcaggaaaacggtatgtggcggcgaagggtgaacacgagctcgcccaactctacggcgaacccagtatccagaaggtggccaaagctggaaggatacgatgggcagagcatgtaaaaacccagtatccagaaggtggccaaagctggaaggatacgatgggcagagcATGCAAGAATGCCGGGCAGCAACCCTGTAAATATGGTGTTCACTTCGGAACTGGTTAgaacaagaaggcgaggagcgcagcgagctagattGGGATCaaatgcgtatcgatttggcaagtgtggggcagaaccgaggatggagagatgcggccacgaaccgagtattgtggcgtgaaattgttcattcagtgttatctgtttagatgtgccttaaataaatgaatttgctGTTAAACCTTACTTTACGACATATAGCCCACTGTATATTAGTGATGAGTTCAAACACTCACATGAACATCTTAGCAAAAACTTATGTCGTTAGCATCACACCGAGGCATAAACAGACTTTGtttagatttgaaaaaaaactggaaaaactGCCCCGCTGACTGAGGgcttttaataacagtttattttgaatacaatatttttcactttAGTTTAAGGATGTACAAGACTTTTTGTGTACTGGTCCTTAAATTTACAAGCGTAATAAGTGATCTTTTGGAAGATTGTGAATAAGCTTGATACTGGAGGAGGTTGGGCTTATTCAATCATACTCGACCCAGATTTGTGTACAATGACTGTTTAAGGTTATACAAGAACTACTTGGATTACAAGTCATCAGATCTACGAGCGTAACGAAGTTTATTTCTGTGGAAATAATATGAAATTCCATAATCATGTTCGGTGTGGCGTTGACAGCCATTCATGAACTTATATGTGAAGTTgttatcaaaacaaacaattattaggctcctgagatatctgcaaaacaaaatttgtatgcTCATGCTGCTCAGCGTCGCCTGTTAGCGAAATTCCGTATctgaatgaccaccgcatgtcaacCCTTCAGCTACTCAACGAATCTTCCGAAGACACTAACATTCCAGTTTATCaagatctagagatatcatatgtttcaTCCTCATCCCTCAAGGTCCATATGGGATAAGTTAGAAAAAGCGCCCTTACCGGTCAAGTTCTTAACTAAAAGGTTGATCAACTCCTTTAGATTTCATTGAGTACTTAAACTTTTCCAAAGACattactgtgctatctcttaacATATACGAGATACCCAACAACACCCCAGAATTGATGAAATCACATaaccccaaccatgtgtctaataggagacttGGCTGTATTTTGAACTAATTCAAATCAAACAATCCATAAAATCCCTCGGTTATCAGATTCGAGTCCGTGTATACAAAATgtagaaacaaaataaattaaaataatattataaAGTCTtaatcgatttattttttttatttcagggtTGTCCAGATAATCTTACAAAACAGATCACATTCCAGACTATTCAGGGGGTTGCCTACTGTCATAAGCAAGGATGCTTGCATCGTGATATCAAACCGGAAAACATTCTCCTAACAGCTCAGGGTCAAGTAAAATTGTGCGATTTCGGCTTTGCACGAATGCTAAGTATGAAAGGCTTTGCATGAAGCAATGTATAGGCATAAATGCTTCAACTAATACTTTGCAGGTCCTGGAGAAAACTACACCGACTATGTGGCCACAAGATGGTACAGGGCTCCAGAGCTGCTCGTAGGTGACACCCAGTATGGAACGCCCGTTGATGTATGGGCCATTGGATGCGTGTTTGCTGAATTGGTCCGCGGAGATGCCTTGTGGCCCGGAAGAAGTGATGTCGATCAGCTCTACCTGATAAGACGCACACTCGGTGATCTTCTACCTCGGCACCTAgcaatattcaatcaaaatgaGTTCTTCAAGGTAAGCTTTCCGTTCGAAAATCCATGAAACACAGACCTTTGTAAGTTTTGAAATCTTTACATGTAaacgacgaaacacgtgtcaaattcaattgacattgaaactgcgaaaagaaaccacgtgttCAAACGGGGATAGAGCAAACGACTGCTTACTTgctagatgggcgcttcaacataCAAGCTGCGGAGCCTTTTGAGACACCCCGACGCTTGGAGGTGAACTGAACTCGATTACCTCAAAGTACATGGTATTATCATTTCGCAGTGTGAACCTCCTTCGGATGTATGAGATGTAGTTCAGCATCGGGGTCTCTCAAGGGGATCCTcaccggagcacgtggtttcttttcgcagtttcaatttcaatttgtacttttgacaaatgttccatcgtgtacatgtaaaaacttcaaaaccttacaagagtaatacagtcaactttcgttcgttgcactattcGATCTGACggaggtacggtgctgccatctggaaaaagtttactctgtgcgtgaagcgtcgaaaattttacccggcaaggtataggaaatgaaatttcaaatgcttatataaaattaaccacaatagctatttaaaatcttttcagtacatgttgataaacttttgatgggctacattttagacacacaatttttatttttatattttttcctcaatattctgcggattctatagcttatcatcaatctaaccccgtacacttagaagaatttaattaaattatgttttgaattttctggaaccatttgaaaattgacttcctatgctttgccatgtaaagaaatcggagcttcacgcatagggtcaactgtggtaattgctTCCGTCATCGCGAATACCGgtagcccacttagtgaaagactttcactaatcgggctgagttttcagctgtcaaaatatcgAATACAATAGAAATGCatagctaccaacattgataaatcgAGCTTTATGTTAAAAAGTGACTTTTGTCTTCGTTttaagtgggctatagcccacctaacgggagcccaattaaaacgaagtccacctaaagatagtgcaacgaacgaaattcgactgtatagcagaagtagcctcggcagggctagtCCTAAACACCATAGACACTGCAATTTAAACATAATCTGAGTAACTGCCgaagttactgcattccagcactcggcatcccacACATTCTCTGGCAAACGCTGGTGGCGTATCCTCTTCGCATGTGGCAATCATGCAAGAGACTACTACTACTCTTTAGAAAATAAGTTTGTGATGCTTTCCACCGGATTGAGATTTCTGATCGTTCTGAATACATCACACGTCAGAAGATCTGTTCGACATCATTTCCACAGCTGTAGATACATTTTAACAAGCATATTCAACTTGGCAAGTGAAGCTGAGCTTGATGTCGTTCATTATCCCAATATGTTTAAGCGATCGCTTAGACTAGATGCTTGGACTTTCCCTCAGACTTCCGGTTGTTGACCATAACTATCTCAGTATTATGGAAGGCAAGTTCCAGTATTCTATATCTCATTCAAAGTTAAATTGTGGAAACAGAGTGTGCTGCCTCCCTATAGCTGCTTAGAACGACCCATTACCTAGTTCCCGCTGTTAACTGGGATGCGATATGGGTCTACTAGTAACACAGCTTACTACCGTCAGGGCCAATACATTTCCATGACTCCTGAATCAAACTTCGAGAAGCTGCCGTATGCTCAGCAGGCATTCCGACCAGTCTACTCTAGGCATGTCCAATTACATCGCCTTGCTAGAATCTTCAACCGGTATTCCATTCGCCGCCATCTGCATGCCTTATGGGCCAGCTGTATTTCATCAGGCAGCTTCTCCGTGCAttgcatcgccttcagaacttCGGAGTATTTCGCCTGCTTCATTTTGAAAACGAGGGGGCCTATTTCTTGGTTTTCTTGACCTTAATCGTGGGATTGGTCGCTCCGCTGCTGCAATGCCGTTCTGGGTCGCGGAAAGCCATGCCAGGGTTAACATAGTCCTTCATGGGGGACTATATTCAGAGCCCGATTTCAACCAGGTGGCGAGTTGGGTTTCTAAGACTTGGCACGGTTTTACAGGATGAAGTCGGCTACATTAATCTCTTCATGGCTGCCCAAGAGGTGGTTGTTTAGCCATCTGGTGGCAAGATGATGAAGCATAGTGGATGTTTTCGTCGTATGGTGGTTAaacattgagatttttttaggaattcacaACAGTTGTACATAGTTTCAACACCTGTATTCATCCTGCAGATGTTGAATTACTAATATTAAACGGTATTCTAAGAATTACAAAagtaattgtattttttatcgacAGGGTATCACACTACCAGTTCCTCCAACGCTCGAACCACTGGAAACTAAGATGCCACAACGCACCCTCTCAAATCCTATGATGATGGACTTTCTGAAGGTATTTGTGTTCTTTAGAATCAAAATTGCAAATCATTTTAAATAATGTCCCATGTTTCAGAAATGCCTTGATAAGGACCCCGCCAAGCGATGGTCATGCGAAAGGCTTGTAACGCATCCATACTTCGAAGATTACGTTAGTAAGCAGAAAGAGATTGAACAAACCATCACGTTGGAGAATCAGAAGCAGAGTAGTCGAGATTCTAAATCGAAAATTTCCAACACTTCGTTACCACAATTGCCGGCCACGCAAGAATCCCGAGTACCACAGAAGAATCTCTATCTTCGTTCTGATCACCACCTACCAACCATTTAGATATTACGCTTTTTCGTAACTTTATGCGGTGTTATAGGTTATAGAATTCATGTATTTTGTATGCCATGTATTATTTTGTCAATTGCTTAGTGAATATAGAGCTGTACCAATACTCATAGAACATATGAAGCATAAAAATCACTTACAAACCCCTATATTGACTATTAACGATGAATTGAAAATGATGACACTATTATTCAATTTAGATCATATGTACAGTTTCAATTCGATACCACTTCCAGATTCCATgacagcgttgcagaagtgcctagcggaaggctgcttcccagacagataAAAGCTGCAGAAACTTgctgccaaaaccgggaaaaccgtCAGGAGAAcctgcttcatatagaccaatatgcttgctggatactcttggcaaacttctggagaaggtcatcctcggcaggctgacgatcttcacggaaggcgagaacggattgCCGAAAAGGCTGTACGGATTCCGTAAAATGATTTCAacggtggatgctattcggACAGTCATCTCGTGCGTGAAGAAAACGTCCAACTAGAAGAGGAGAAGCAAAtgatactgcgcagtggtaacgatagacgttaagaacgcgttcaacagtgccagttgggaggctatcgccgcagccccacatagaatgcgggttcccgaatatcaacagccacgtagactatgcctgcgaaaaggcagcgtAAGTTGCTAACACTCTAGCTAGGAccatgcccaacattggaggaccaagaagcagtacgaggcgtcttctggcgaccgtatcatcgtccaTACTGGGATACGGAGTCCCGGCCTGGGCTACTGCGTTGACAACCAAACGCAATCGAGATAAGCTGGCAGGtgcgttccggctcatggctgtacgggtggcgagtgcctaccgcactatatcgtCGGAGACAGTGTGCGTTATCtccggaatgatccccatctgcatcactctggctgaggacatcGCATGCTATCAGCAAAGGGGACACGCAGACCCTTcacattgtccggcctgtccaaatatcgaggagacaccgaagcatgttatattcgactgccctcgattcagggatatatgaagcgagatgatgccagaaaccgcaagcgtcctaaatccggacaacatcgtgcagaacatgtgccagcatgaaagcacttggaatgcggtgaacagggggATAACACAGATTATGTCGTTGCTACAAAGGAGATGgtgtgaagaccagagagctccgggtcgtgagcggagtaggctagatcctccatCGGAGACCAGACCAAgcagagcgggcgtagcgtaatatcggtaataagtcgtcggggcgcctggaAACCGgaaagccatcctccaaccggaattgcagaaccggcACTTGGCCGATCAACGttgagtcggagtaggctgagtccaccactggggtctagctgagtaatttgcaaaacagcaccggcaaatggtcgtcggggcgcctgtgaaccggaagtttcccaccaccggaatcgcaggaccgacctcggcatctgcccggatagcagcggagaacgagtcgtcgtagagcaacgaagtgcacatgagcgtccagtagaagttcaacaggTTTCTGGCACGAGGTcagcccaagggaagtatgcgtcgtcacacagaaagctgtccaaagtccCGGCGATTaaaccgccaattgggcaaaacgagtagtcgcagagacaccgtagaaaAGTCGTAGTGCGcagcgtttttgacgacatAAAGCCATTGCTCCGTTCCGTCTTCCATATGCACTTCACTGTAGATGTTCGCGCGTCATTCCTCGAGACGCACGGAGCGCGTTTCGTGACCATAGTGGACTACCGGTCTAATCAACGTTTTGTAGATAGTCAAGCTCGTGAGActgcgaacttttttttttatcttgatTAACGAGATTAATGCTGACGACGAACAGGTaatcggggccttccttagccgagtggttagagttcgcggctacaaagcaatgccatgctgaagttttctgggttcgattcccggtcggttcaggatcttttcataatggaaattttcgtgacttccctgggcatagagtatcatcgtacctgccacacgatatacgaatgcgaaaatggcaacttaggcaaagaaagctctcagcacgggaaaaaattctgtggtaaaaattactactttagctgactacgcccattcttgaaactaccatggaatttcagacaaatttaccatgtttacggtacattccACCACATTCCTGGTCCATTTGACAGACATactttacaacaatctgatttcgacaacagacatggtaaaatcaagcgcatttctggtctgctgaaaattgccggtgcgagcgcttaagttaacccctaaatggtagtttttactgcacaatttttttgcgtgagtttataactgtgaaagtgctcataagaacactaagctgagtaacCGGCTTCCAATGGGGaccttaatgccaagaagaagaagaagaagaagaagaagaagaaaaataagaggTAATAAGTAGGCACATTgcattcacggcatttctgcaacactTGACTAATGACGAGCATCTGATGCGTTCGTCCCTAATTTTTTCCTGGTTTTTACCATAGAACTCTTTTGCTAGTGAATACAATCGCTTTCTAAGAACGACGTTTTGTTTATCATAGGAGATTCAGACGATCAGGTTGATCaagaggagttcagaccgatgaTTAGAAAGTTCAGCACCAAacagctgacgaacgagaacggcctacgactgttTGATTCTTCTGCCCCCACTGCACAGTGCTTCCAAGGGCCTAAATTcgtgatcgaaaatgttttgcaccCGAAAAGTTGGTTTTTGGAGgtatgatgtcttcagagaagatGTTCGGGATGTTGGAGCCCTTATTAAGAAAATATTATCTTTTGTTATGAATCTACCTAGCTCCTATCTATTGAATTTTAAGAGATATGGGCCAGTTTTTTGAccccttaaaactagttttttcgttatatctttttctgggtatttttgagatttttctttATTCTACAAAGTTCTTTGAAATACGAATTTCATTTTGAGACATAAAAAAAGTATCTCTAATATTTTCGgagttatatgatattttatattgaaaaatCGACTATTTCATTTCCCTCCCCTCTAACATTTACAGGGGCAAATTGGGGCAACATTTTTAGCTTGCATATAAAAGAGTAACTCAACAGCTATCAAATCTATGGTAACTAACACGTGACACTGCTTTCCTTGACTTGAAATATGTTctgtaaaatgtttaaaaattaaaattatgcagcTTTTAATACCGGGTATTCTTTAAGTACGCCATTTTTCATGGGTCTGAGTCATTTGgaataaagtcatttggcataaagtcatttgatTTTTACGCCGTTTGGCATGAAATACATTTgacataacggtcatttggcataatggtcatttatcatgaacaattttttttaaagaacaggcacattttgaaagaagggatttagttcgttatgccaaatggccgttatgaaaaatggctattataccaaatggcgttatgccaaatggctttatgccaaatgaaccGCTCCCATTTTTCATGGCTgagtggaaaattttcagatcTTCTAGGAAATGATGTATTCAATTATGATTGTAAAAATGTGATTTCTTAaataatttctaaatatttttggatattGTTAAGGTGAAATAGCTTgaaatccaaagaaaatattgcactaaaactttaaAGACACAAATTTGGTGAAGGAGGCATCGAACcacattgatttttattttagctttgtgtgCTTGTTAATTCAATATTTGTTCAGTTGTGCTTTTAGAATGCGGACAGTGACATGACATAAGTCGGCCATTGAGATGACCACCTCTAGATTCCACTTTGAGCTCAATGGGTACTGTAAGTAATCAATTCATCTACGACTACAAATTATCATATA is a genomic window containing:
- the LOC5565264 gene encoding cyclin-dependent kinase-like 4 isoform X3 → MGNIPFRWTSGDSSAGSALKALAERSRGSSRMDRYEKLSRLGEGSYGVVYKCRDRDTGSLVAVKRFVESEDDPAIRKIALREIRLLKNLKHPNLVCLLEVFRRKRRLHLVFEFCEHTVLHELERHPEGCPDNLTKQITFQTIQGVAYCHKQGCLHRDIKPENILLTAQGQVKLCDFGFARMLSPGENYTDYVATRWYRAPELLVGDTQYGTPVDVWAIGCVFAELVRGDALWPGRSDVDQLYLIRRTLGDLLPRHLAIFNQNEFFKGITLPVPPTLEPLETKMPQRTLSNPMMMDFLKKCLDKDPAKRWSCERLVTHPYFEDYVSKQKEIEQTITLENQKQSSRDSKSKISNTSLPQLPATQESRVPQKNLYLRSDHHLPTI
- the LOC5565264 gene encoding cyclin-dependent kinase-like 4 isoform X4, which gives rise to MGWTSGDSSAGSALKALAERSRGSSRMDRYEKLSRLGEGSYGVVYKCRDRDTGSLVAVKRFVESEDDPAIRKIALREIRLLKNLKHPNLVCLLEVFRRKRRLHLVFEFCEHTVLHELERHPEGCPDNLTKQITFQTIQGVAYCHKQGCLHRDIKPENILLTAQGQVKLCDFGFARMLSPGENYTDYVATRWYRAPELLVGDTQYGTPVDVWAIGCVFAELVRGDALWPGRSDVDQLYLIRRTLGDLLPRHLAIFNQNEFFKGITLPVPPTLEPLETKMPQRTLSNPMMMDFLKKCLDKDPAKRWSCERLVTHPYFEDYVSKQKEIEQTITLENQKQSSRDSKSKISNTSLPQLPATQESRVPQKNLYLRSDHHLPTI
- the LOC5565264 gene encoding cyclin-dependent kinase-like 4 isoform X2; protein product: MLNVKRLNPPQNCSPSVTKTEKLRNQPSIEAKTIVAGCMDKWFGEKRLWLFGNHLPLLPRRWTSGDSSAGSALKALAERSRGSSRMDRYEKLSRLGEGSYGVVYKCRDRDTGSLVAVKRFVESEDDPAIRKIALREIRLLKNLKHPNLVCLLEVFRRKRRLHLVFEFCEHTVLHELERHPEGCPDNLTKQITFQTIQGVAYCHKQGCLHRDIKPENILLTAQGQVKLCDFGFARMLSPGENYTDYVATRWYRAPELLVGDTQYGTPVDVWAIGCVFAELVRGDALWPGRSDVDQLYLIRRTLGDLLPRHLAIFNQNEFFKGITLPVPPTLEPLETKMPQRTLSNPMMMDFLKKCLDKDPAKRWSCERLVTHPYFEDYVSKQKEIEQTITLENQKQSSRDSKSKISNTSLPQLPATQESRVPQKNLYLRSDHHLPTI
- the LOC5565264 gene encoding cyclin-dependent kinase-like 4 isoform X1; the encoded protein is MLNVKRLNPPQNCSPSVTKTEKLRNQPSIEAKTIVAGCMDKWFGEKRLWLFGNHLPLLPRSNIPFRWTSGDSSAGSALKALAERSRGSSRMDRYEKLSRLGEGSYGVVYKCRDRDTGSLVAVKRFVESEDDPAIRKIALREIRLLKNLKHPNLVCLLEVFRRKRRLHLVFEFCEHTVLHELERHPEGCPDNLTKQITFQTIQGVAYCHKQGCLHRDIKPENILLTAQGQVKLCDFGFARMLSPGENYTDYVATRWYRAPELLVGDTQYGTPVDVWAIGCVFAELVRGDALWPGRSDVDQLYLIRRTLGDLLPRHLAIFNQNEFFKGITLPVPPTLEPLETKMPQRTLSNPMMMDFLKKCLDKDPAKRWSCERLVTHPYFEDYVSKQKEIEQTITLENQKQSSRDSKSKISNTSLPQLPATQESRVPQKNLYLRSDHHLPTI